From a single Anoplolepis gracilipes chromosome 3, ASM4749672v1, whole genome shotgun sequence genomic region:
- the LOC140664069 gene encoding MOB kinase activator 1B, which translates to MSFLFGSRSSKTFKPKKNIPEGTHQYDLMKHAAATLGSGNLRLAVMLPEGEDLNEWVAVNTVDFFNQINMLYGTITEFCTEESCPIMSAGPKYEYHWADGHTVKKPIKCSAPKYIDYLMTWVQDQLDDETLFPSKIGVPFPKNFLSIAKTILKRLFRVYAHIYHQHFSEVVQLGEEAHLNTSFKHFIFFVQEFNLIERRELAPLQE; encoded by the exons ATGAGCTTCCTATT tgGGAGCAGGTCTTCAAAGACCTTTAAACCAAAGAAAAACATCCCCGAGGGCACACATCAATATGACTTGATGAAACATGCCGCTGCCACATTGGGTTCTGGAAATTTGCGATTGGCTGTTATGCTCCCTGAAGGAGAAGATTTGAACGAGTGGGTGGCCGTTAATA ctGTTGATTTCttcaatcaaattaatatgctGTATGGCACTATCACGGAATTTTGTACAGAGGAGAGTTGTCCCATCATGTCGGCCGGACCAAAATACGAGTATCATTGGGCTGATGGTCATACGGTGAAAAAGCCCATCAAGTGCTCGGCACCCAAATACATAGACTACTTGATGACTTGGGTGCAGGATCAATTGGACGACGAGACTCTGTTTCCATCGAAAATTg GAGTCCCTTTTCCGAAAAATTTCTTGTCAATCGCAAAAACCATCCTGAAACGGTTATTCAGAGTGTATGCTCACATTTATCATCAGCACTTCAGCGAAGTTGTGCAGCTCGGCGAAGAAGCACACTTAAATACATCGTTCAagcatttcatattttttgttcag gaATTCAATCTAATTGAGAGAAGAGAGTTGGCGCCTTTGCAAGAgtga
- the LOC140664068 gene encoding fatty-acid amide hydrolase 2-A-like, with protein MVGVAIIKALIKGSLFCLYCLLGPFFKLQSLKKKRQCSPIDNQILLQSATEIARKIRKREVGCEEVITAYVKRCKEVNSLINAIVEDRFEAAIREAREIDEFLKSTTMDEARIAREKPLLGLPVTIKESIAVQGMSHSVGVKDTPSRATSDADVVTKVRQAGGIPLLVSNTPELCLWWHTFNKVIGTTKNPYDIRRTAGGSSGGEVRLYIKIYK; from the exons ATG gttGGAGTAGCGATAATAAAAGCATTAATAAAAGGTAGTTTATTCTGTCTCTACTGTTTGCTCGGCCCATTCTTCAAATTACAAAGCTTGAAGAAGAAACGACAATGTTCGCCGATTGATAATCAAATCTTGTTGCAATCTGCGACGGAAATCGCGCGGAAAATCCGCAAAAGAGAG GTTGGTTGCGAGGAAGTGATCACCGCGTACGTAAAGCGATGCAAGGAGGTGAATTCGTTGATCAACGCAATCGTGGAGGATCGATTCGAGGCGGCGATTCGAGAAGCGCGTGAAATCGATGAGTTTTTGAAGTCGACGACGATGGACGAAGCGAGAATTGCGAGGGAGAAACCGCTGCTGGGTCTACCTGTTACGATTAAGGAAAGTATTGCTGTTCAAG GGATGAGTCATTCGGTGGGAGTAAAGGATACTCCTTCGAGGGCGACGAGTGACGCCGATGTCGTGACGAAGGTTCGTCAGGCTGGTGGTATTCCTCTTCTTGTTAGCAATACGCCAGAATTGTGTTTGTGGTGGCATACGTTTAACAAAGTCATTGGTACCACTAAGAATCCTTACGACATTCGGAGGACTGCTGGCGGCTCTTCTGGTGGTGAGGTtcgtctatatataaaaatatataaataa